One genomic region from Anopheles bellator chromosome 2, idAnoBellAS_SP24_06.2, whole genome shotgun sequence encodes:
- the LOC131212143 gene encoding WD repeat domain-containing protein 83, translated as MDLAVKQSINCNQGTVRAVRYNVDGSYCLSCGSDKKIKLWNPKSGLLLKTYGGHADEVMDATGSCESSFIVSASLDKSVIYWDVSTGLPVRRLRGHAGGVTCVRFNEDSSIAVSGSKDNTVACWDVRTRKLDAVQTMREAKDCITALVVSEHKILSSSLDGSIRTYDLRAGQLTCDIVGVPVTYLVQTRDGQCLLAACSDGTIRLIDNDTGELLSEYKGHRCDDYQIECGMIAEDSKIVSGSAEGAAIIWDLLEGTEVRRLRIGSEVVHSLAPHPTGSDILFARKRHIEVWGIPDDNLEEI; from the exons ATGGATTTGGCCGTTAAACAGAGCATCAATTGCAACCAAGGGACAGTGCGTGCCGTTCGCTACAATG TTGATGGTTCGTACTGTTTGTCCTGCGGTTcggataaaaaaataaaactctgGAACCCAAAGTCCGGTTTGCTGCTCAAAACGTACGGCGGACATGCGGACGAAGTGATGGATGCGACGGGTAGCTGCGAGAGCAGCTTCATTGTGTCTGCCTCCCTCGACAAGAGCGTGATCTACTGGGATGTCTCGACTGGATTACCCGTCCGGCGTCTGCGGGGGCACGCGGGCGGGGTAACCTGTGTGCGATTCAACGAGGACTCTTCGATtgctgtttccggttcgaaaGACAACACGGTTGCCTGTTGGGACGTTCGGACGCGAAAGCTCGATGCGGTTCAGACGATGCGGGAAGCGAAAGACTGTATTACGGCGTTGGTTGTGAGTGAGCACAAAATTTTATCCAGTTCGCTCGACGGCTCGATACGAACCTACGATCTCCGAGCGGGACAGTTGACCTGCGATATTGTGGGGGTACCGGTGACTTACCTAGTCCAAACACGCGATGGTCAATGCTTGTTGGCGGCCTGCTCCGATGGCACAATCCGGTTGATCGACAACGACACGGGAGAACTGCTGTCGGAGTACAAAGGGCACCGATGTGATGACTATCAAATCGAATGTGGCATGATCGCGGAAGATAGTAAAATTGTTTCCGGCTCCGCAGAGGGTGCAGCAATCATCTGGGATCTGCTAGAAGGCACCGAGGTGCGCAGGTTGCGAATTGGCAGTGAAGTGGTCCATTCGCTTGCGCCACACCCGACAGGCAGCGATATATTGTTCGCTCGGAAACGACACATAGAAGTTTGGGGAATACCAGACGATAATTTGGAAGAAATATAA
- the LOC131207958 gene encoding menin, whose protein sequence is MTEFCDDVIKLFPLRAIPDVIKLFRQQLNNREEEPDLTLLSIVTGLIEHSLTTKVLESGAPASGSSSANNNNNGETGGKSGQAGTASDSTGGNFPIIRYDTIEGLYKRFKSVLAPIEKLLVKSTTDSKFANREIIKKVSDIIWNSLLRSSYKDRAHLQSLYSYLCGNKLDCFGVAFAVVAGCQMLGYRDVHLAISEDHVWVVFGKTGDETIEVTWHGKGAEDKRGQSVAPGVESQTWLYVAGNPVVCNRYMEVAAIVSAINPSLTATSACLEVADMQQQLLWLLYDMGHLTRYPMALGCLGELEEVEPTVGRKNCEQLYNESVRSSQTYYRNHHVYPYTYQGGYYYRKNMYREAFASWADSSDVIRLYNYSRDDEEIYKEFLDIANELIPQVMKLESSGHSARSILRDASCFANLLRFYDGICKWEEGSQTPILHIGWAKPLVATIAKFDHDIRSQVIIKCADQEPQAQHHVFGHENGKNGTVALKDEALAPPEKGSHQQQHHNNNNITKVDANITNVGRLLGGKGAAVATALPKSLEALVGKCGEKLLNPEFLLQGGGQPFTTEEIGTPVAGDDGDSGLLSLSLTQPSAEHTVPSNNGVLKVGEASAVAPKEEDTTKGTKDELEPKRPVIVLYSQKMKGLKDLLLAEKLNTNAISLQITAQSQVQVGGKKLRGAQLLALGSSLAASALAHHHVTGDGNEGNTRPKRARRE, encoded by the exons ATGACGGAGTTTTGCGACGACGTCATTAAACTGTTTCCGCTCCGGGCGATTCCGGATGTGATCAAGTTGTTCCGGCAGCAGCTGAACAATCGCGAAGAAGAGCCGGACCTGACGCTGCTTTCGATCGTCACTGGCCTGATCGAACATTCACTTACGACCAAGGTGCTCGAATCTGGCGCGCCAGCGTCAGGTTCGTCCTcggcgaacaacaacaacaatggagAGACCGGTGGCAAATCTGGCCAGGCTGGCACGGCAAGCGACAGCACTGGCGGCAATTTTCCAATCATCcgctacgatacgatcgaGGGCCTGTACAAGCGCTTCAAATCGGTTCTGGCACCGATCGAGAAGCTGCTGGTGAAGAGTACGACCGATTCAAAGTTTGCGAACCGGGAGATCATCAAGAAGGTGTCCGACATAATCTGGAACTCGCTGCTTCGTAGTTCGTACAAGGACCGGGCCCATTTGCAGAGCCTGTACAGCTATCTGTGCGGGAACAAGCTGGATTGTTTCGGTGTGGCGTTCGCTGTGGTCGCCGGTTGCCAGATGCTCGGCTATCGCGACGTTCATCTGGCCATCTCCGAGGATCACGTGTGGGTGGTGTTCGGTAAGACGGGCGACGAAACGATCGAAGTAACGTGGCACGGTAAAGGAGCGGAGGATAAGCGTGGCCAATCGGTAGCACCCGGTGTTGAGTCGCAAACGTGGCTCTATGTAGCCGGTAATCCGGTCGTGTGCAATCGCTACATGGAGGTGGCAGCGATCGTTTCAGCAATCAATCCATCACTAACCGCCACTAGCGCCTGCCTGGAAGTGGCCGACATGCAGCAACAACTTCTGTGGCTACTGTACGACATGGGACACCTGACACGCTATCCGATGGCGCTCGGATGCTTAGGCGAGCTGGAGGAAGTCGAACCAACGGTCGGGCGAAAAAACTGCGAACAGCTGTACAACGAGTCGGTCCGTTCGTCCCAGACCTACTACCGGAACCATCACGTATATCCATACACGTACCAAGGCGGATACTACTACCGGAAGAACATGTACCGCGAAGCCTTTGCTTCGTGGGCCGACAGCAGTGATGTGATTCGATT GTACAACTACTCACGCGATGATGAAGAGATCTACAAAGAATTTCTCGACATCGCCAACGAGCTGATTCCGCAGGTGATGAAGCTGGAAAGTTCGGGCCACTCGGCCCGAAGCATTCTACGGGATGCGTCCTGTTTCGCCAACCTGCTACGTTTCTACGACGGAATTTGTAAATGGGAAGAAGGCAGTCAAACGCCCATTCTGCACATTGGTTGGGCAAAGCCACTGGTGGCTACAATTGCCAAGTTCGATCATGACATACGCTCGCAGGTGATCATCAAGTGTGCCGACCAAGAGCCGCAGGCTCAGCACCATGTGTTTGGTCACGAGAATGGCAAGAATGGTACGGTTGCTTTGAAGGATGAAGCCTTGGCCCCACCCGAGAAAGGgtcccaccagcagcaacatcacaacaacaacaacatcacaaAAGTGGACGCAAACATTACGAACGTTGGCCGATTGCTGGGTGGCAAGGGAGCTGCCGTGGCCACTGCGCTGCCGAAATCACTGGAAGCACTGGTCGGCAAGTGTGGCGAGAAGCTGCTCAATCCCGAGTTTCTCTTGCAGGGCGGTGGACAACCGTTTACCACGGAGGAAATCGGTACACCGGTTGcgggcgatgatggtgacAGTGGCCTGCTCTCACTGTCACTGACTCAGCCGTCGGCTGAACATACGGTACCGTCAAACAACGGAGTGCTGAAGGTAGGTGAAGCATCCGCGGTTGCACCGAAAGAAGAGGACACCACGAAGGGAACGAAGGACGAGTTGGAACCGAAGCGACCTGTCATCGTACTGTACAGTCAGAAGATGAAGGGCCTTAAGGATCTGCTATTGGCCGAGAAACTCAACACCAATGCGATCTCGCTTCAGATTACCGCCCAAAGCCAGGTGCAGGTAGGTGGAAAGAAGCTTCGAGGTGCACAGTTGTTGGCACTGGGAAGCTCATTAGCCGCCAGTGCACTGGCACATCACCACGTGACGGGCGATGGAAATGAGGGTAATACGCGACCCAAACGAGCGCGTAGAGAGTAA